The nucleotide window CCCACAATTAAATTTCCCCCCCTCTGCCTTTACCCTACCCACCTATCCTAAacccaataaataaataaataaataacagaaaCCCCACTTCTCCTTCCTCCTGAAAGAAGagggggaaaaaaagaaaaaagctgaAGAAAACTAGGTCACCATTGTTCATGATTAAGGAGCTAAACAAGTAGTATAGGAATAGCCTAGTGTTTAACATCATCCACAAAGAAGAAActaaaaaagggaaagaaagttAAAGTATAAATAACTAAACAGATGACTGGGGGGGGGCTGGTAGTGGCAGCAGCAGTACTAGACTCTAAGCAAGTAAATACTGAGCTCAGGTGCTCCATTGCTGTCAGGATTCATCATGTAGAAAGCTTCAGAGTCTCTGGAACCAACAATTCTCTCAAACCTAGCCCTCATGTACATGACTTCACCATCAGACCCATCACTGTTAGGCAAAACACCTGCACCCATAGAAATTGGCTCCACTGCCTTCAGTATGTCCCAGTCTTTGGCTCCACATTCTCTTCTCGTGGCAAAGCCGCACTTTTTACCGTTGCAGTAGGTCCTCCACACGGACTCCTGAAGCAGCCTCAGGGTCTTGTTCTTCTTCGTCGTCTTCTTCTCCTCTGAGTCTTTGTCCTTGTCACACTCCAAAGCAATTCTCACCAGCCCAGACGCCATTTCGCGGACAAGTCCGCTGATTGGGGTCGCGAGCTCGATGAGGAAGGCGGGTTGCGAAGTGGGGTCCCTCTGGAAGGCGAAATGCACGTGGCCGCGGCGGTAGCCGAAGAGGGTGCCAACGACTCTGGAGCCGAGGCCGAAGGGGAGGTTGGAACGGTGGTTTTTGCTGAACACAGTCAGAACAGATCGGAGCCTTGAGATTGCCACTGCCTGAATCTTTCTCTTTGTGGCAGGGCCTGGAAGTGGAACAGCCTTGTcatcttcttcttgttctttttcCTTTGTGTTTGTGTCTTCTTCTTCTATGATTTTTGACATCGTTTCTGAGGTGGCGAGTTGGGGGTCTTCATTTCCAACCTTGTTCGTCCAGTGGAAGTGCCTCTTGGAGGATGATGAGTCTTGAGGGGTTGATGAGGTTGTGTCCATGACTAGTGTCTTCATGTGAGAGAGGAAGAACAAGTTTTAAAAGCAGGCCAGGTGGTGGTAAAGACtaaagagagagggagagagtaTGAATCTGCTTTCTTTTACTGTTGGGGATAGATATGTTAGGGCTTTTaggtttattattttaattgtttctttGTTATTCTAGTAGCCATCTCCCCTCCTTGATATAGTGAGAGCAAGAGAATCCTGACAAAAGAAACATAACCAGTCCCACCAGCTGATGTAGGAAATCAGAGAGAGACTGGGATAGAGTGCGCTTCaaatagaaaagaaaggaaTCTAAGGAGACAATGTGTTTGTTATTTCACTTTCTTGTGGGACAGGGGGGAGAGAGACAGAGCGAGAGCCTTGTGCAATTGTGCTTGACTAAACTCTTTTGACTTGGTGCCCCAAAACGGtaaaaaaaggattaaaataaactaaagtaAGAACTAAgaacaaacaaaacacaaagCCATCACTGTTGAAACTCGACATGCTCTTCGCACACTCTTCTGCTGCATCCATGTCTTCTAGTGTAAAGGCGCACCATGGTGACATCAGGTTAACCATTACTGAATTCTCGTGGCACATGTTGGCTACAGAGACAACATTACACGCATTTACGAACTGACACCTCATTGTAGGTTAGTCCCCTAAGCACTCAATCCTGTTAACGCTGTGATGAAAAATTGACATTTAAGGTTTAACTCACTATGAAAAATGACATAAGTTTGGCTCTAATAATCTTTCATACTTTAATTAGATTTAAGATGCTAGATCTCACGCGGAATTGAAGATTCGGGGGGGGGGACACTACTCGGATAGGGATATCCATAAATATATTATCTGAGGAAACGATTTCCTCAAAAGACGGGGAGACAGCGATTATCAAGCTCAGGTTATAGTTTACACAATCATATTCACGTGTATACAAACAACTGACTGAGGTTGAACTGATATGCCTCAGTTTCAAGATTTCCCGTATTCATCAAGGTAACAAATAAACAGAGCACTATTGCTTctacatatttaataatttgttaCAATCTAACATAGTAGCTACTGTCAGAATCAAGCTAGGAGTTGTTAGTATGTAGAAGATACAAAAacgtaaattaaataattacaagTAAATGCTAAACGGGAGGGTTTTCATGATCTCTCACTAATTACATTGACTTACAAATATGGATTTATCGAAAGAATACAAATGAGCACATCCACATGGGCCAGCAAACTAGTGAATGGTTTTTGTACACCATCGAGCTCATTGGAAGCACAGACAGGAGTCAGGGTGGTGCTTTGTCTATGCTTCAATGAAGATCCTAAAGTTAGCTATCTAAACTTTGGTCAGCATCTGGCTGCTTGGAAGCAATGGCTCCACCGTTCATCCTAGCACGCGCCTCTGCAAACATCCTTTGCTGCTCTGCTAATGCTTCTTCCTCAGTCATCTCAGCTCCATTGCTCCATTTACCACCACCCCTTAAAGAGTCCTGCTGGAAGACGAAAAAATAATCAGAAAATagttctctcttttccaaagtAAATTCATAcgcaaaaataattaactttttcGAAATTCACTTTCCAAATTAACTGATCAACAATACAGGCTCTCCAGCCTCTTGATAGCCAGAGGGCATTGATGTAGTGAAATCCAGACCATTCATGAACTCAATTGAACCTGGATGGATAATCTTTTGCCAGATCAGAAAGTCATGTTATGCCACAACCTTAGAACACCCAATTATTTACTTCAGAGTTTTGATTGAATATCTAAAAACTCTGTAGGGCAATATAGAAACtactaaataaatagataatttcaattttaacagCCAACCGTGGCACAGGCTATGCTCTCAACAGGAAGTTGGAAACACCCAAGGGAGAGGAAAGAAGTGGGAAGGTAAGTCAGATTACCAGCCCATTAAGATCTTTCCAGCGTATTTACCTATAGGATACCATTTCCACCAGTCCCTACCAAGGGTGATACATTAGATGGGAGCCATGATTAGTTTGGGGACTTCCTTTAGAGGACCATCAAGTCATCAACGAATCCAGCAGGTGCTCCCTCAAGACAGTCCATCTTTCAACAGACCCCAGTTTGAAAACAGAAATTCAGCTTCCACAAATATTGTTCAAGAAGGTCAGATAAACAACCAAACATCGTTCATCTGTGGGAGCACTCCACATTTTCACTATTATTTTTCAAGTGTTCGCGCATAACAAATTTAAGGTGGTGAGGCAAGGGATAGAAGAGAGTGAATATGCAAAGTTGTATTGTACTACTCAAGTATTCAACATACATATGGGGCATTAATATTCATAATTACCATGGTCTCCAGCTTGTGCT belongs to Glycine soja cultivar W05 chromosome 5, ASM419377v2, whole genome shotgun sequence and includes:
- the LOC114411751 gene encoding protein MIZU-KUSSEI 1-like, encoding MKTLVMDTTSSTPQDSSSSKRHFHWTNKVGNEDPQLATSETMSKIIEEEDTNTKEKEQEEDDKAVPLPGPATKRKIQAVAISRLRSVLTVFSKNHRSNLPFGLGSRVVGTLFGYRRGHVHFAFQRDPTSQPAFLIELATPISGLVREMASGLVRIALECDKDKDSEEKKTTKKNKTLRLLQESVWRTYCNGKKCGFATRRECGAKDWDILKAVEPISMGAGVLPNSDGSDGEVMYMRARFERIVGSRDSEAFYMMNPDSNGAPELSIYLLRV